A genomic segment from Ruegeria sp. TM1040 encodes:
- a CDS encoding MarR family winged helix-turn-helix transcriptional regulator — translation MSDHPRNRTDESLIALRRILRATELYSRNLAQASGLTPAQLRVLQLLATNGGSATPKELAQTMGVAQATVTALVDKIVSRGMATRMRSEADRRQTNVVLEPSGREAVKAAPDALQQRYVRAFEKLRDWEQAQLLASLERVAAMLDADDMDAAPVLTTGDIKSADRPS, via the coding sequence ATGAGTGACCACCCACGAAACCGAACCGATGAAAGCCTGATCGCGCTCAGACGTATTCTGCGCGCGACCGAGCTTTACTCGCGCAATCTTGCGCAGGCCTCCGGCCTGACCCCCGCACAGCTGCGTGTGTTGCAATTGCTTGCGACCAACGGTGGCAGCGCCACACCAAAAGAGCTCGCGCAGACCATGGGCGTGGCGCAGGCAACGGTGACAGCGCTGGTGGACAAGATCGTTTCGCGTGGGATGGCGACACGGATGCGCTCCGAAGCGGATCGCCGGCAAACCAATGTGGTACTGGAGCCGTCCGGACGCGAGGCGGTCAAGGCGGCACCGGACGCCCTTCAACAGCGCTATGTGCGCGCCTTCGAGAAGCTGAGAGACTGGGAACAGGCGCAGCTTCTGGCCTCTCTGGAGCGCGTGGCCGCAATGCTTGATGCAGACGATATGGACGCAGCGCCCGTTCTCACGACGGGCGACATCAAGAGCGCGGATCGCCCGAGCTGA
- the ectA gene encoding diaminobutyrate acetyltransferase: MPKDILQTETDSPRTCQPRLRKPNATDGADIWELVRACEPLDRNSMYANLIQADHFRDTCVVAELDGDIVGWISGHIIPGEDAFFVWQVAVGEAARGMGLGKKMLKALIARDDIRDASVLKTTITKDNAASWGLFRSFARDIGGELSDAPHFEREVHFDGAHDTEHMVTITLDNEAKILKRAA, encoded by the coding sequence ATGCCCAAAGACATCCTGCAGACTGAGACTGATAGCCCCCGAACTTGCCAGCCCCGCCTGCGCAAGCCAAATGCGACGGACGGGGCCGATATCTGGGAGCTGGTCAGGGCCTGCGAGCCGCTCGATCGAAACTCCATGTATGCCAATTTGATCCAAGCGGATCACTTCCGCGACACCTGTGTGGTGGCGGAGCTTGATGGCGACATCGTCGGCTGGATTTCCGGCCACATAATCCCGGGCGAGGATGCATTCTTCGTCTGGCAGGTCGCGGTTGGTGAAGCCGCGCGCGGCATGGGATTGGGCAAGAAGATGTTGAAGGCGCTGATCGCGCGTGACGACATCCGGGATGCCTCCGTGCTGAAAACAACGATCACCAAAGACAATGCGGCTTCTTGGGGCCTCTTCCGCAGCTTCGCCCGCGACATCGGCGGCGAGCTCAGCGATGCGCCGCATTTTGAGAGAGAGGTCCATTTCGACGGCGCGCATGACACCGAGCACATGGTGACCATTACGCTCGACAATGAGGCAAAGATCCTCAAGCGCGCGGCCTAA